The window agtatgctggacccccttctccctccccaccacagagtatgctggacccccttctccctccccaccacagagtatgctggacccccttctccctccccaccacagagtatgctggacccccttctccctccccaccacagagtatgctggacccccttctccctccccaccacagagtatgctggacccccttctccctccccaccacagagtatgctggacccccttctccctccccaccacagagtatgctggacccccttctccctccccaccacagagtatgctggacccccttctccctccccaccacagagtatgctggacccccttctccctccccaccacagagtatgctggacccccttctccctccccaccacagagtatgctggacccccttctccctccccaccacagagtatgctggacccccttctccctccccaccacagagtatgctggacccccttctccctccccaccacagagtatgctggacccccttctccctccccaccacagagtatgctggacccccttctCCCTCCCCACCACAGAGTGATGGCCTCCGCAGTGCCTCagcatagtataatggccccccaacacagtatgatggacccaccagTGAGTGACATAATCCCCTGCTCCCTTTGCCCGTGTTCCTGGCTCCCTGCGCTGCTCTCCTCTCCACAGCTGATGTGATCTGATGGCGTCATGGTGCCTGCTGTGATGACACTCACAGACTGGATGGTGGGAGATGGAGCAGACAGACCCCTCCTCCTCCATTACTTTCACCGGTGTGGAGTACGCAGATGGCAGTGATATCAGGATGGAGGGGGAGGGGGATGTGCGGCTCGTGTCCCGGTCTGCAGGCTGTAGTTGTTCCCCATTGTCCGTTATATACAGACctgactctgctacatacataaaatATAAGTGCAGCTGCTCCTGGTCACTGGTGTGCGTGATTATGAGCTGTCACCTATCGTAGCGCCCCCTAGTGGCTGCCACCCCCAGTGCGCTCACCTCTGACTGTTCTTCATTcccatctagcagagctgagaccATGGGCCGCATCTTCCTGGATCACATCGGGGGCACCCGGCTGTTCTCCTGCGCCAACTGCGACACCATCCTGACCAACCGCTCCGAGCTCATCTCCACCCGCTTCACCGGGGCCACCGGCAGAGCCTTCCTCTTCAACAAGGTGCGTCCAGGAGGAAGTGCCAGCATgtgatctattactccctgttatcagccattactgggggaggagactgtacgaCTGGGGACTACAATCtattattccctgttatcagccattattggggactgtaggacaggtgactacaatctattattcCCTGTTATTAGCTATTACAggggactgtaggacaggtgactacactctattactccctgttatcagccattactggggcaggggactgtaggacaggtgactacaatctattattcCCTGTTATTAGCTATTACAggggactgtaggacaggtgactacaatctattactccctgttgtcagtcattactgggggaggagactgtaggacaggtgactacaatctattgctccctgttatcagccataccCTGCAGTATGTGCTGGCACTGGAGGTGATGGGCTCCATTTTTTGGTCATTTGACCCCTGAGGCTTGTAGTTGGCAGCAGCCACCAGGTGACTGGACTGGCGTACGTGggaccgctgcagctaatcacaggtgtcagtgatcagaggTCATGGCTCCTGGTGCGGTGGATTTGTAGAGGTGGCTGATTTTGGCGCTTTGTGTTCCCGCAGGTGGTGAACCTCCAGTACAGCGAGGTCCAGGACCGCGTCATGCTCACCGGCCGGCACATGGTGCGAGACGTCAGCTGTAAGAACTGCAACAGTAAGCTGGGCTGGATCTACGAGTTTGCCACGGAGGACAGCCAGCGCTACAAGGAGGGCCGCGTCATCCTGGAGCGGGCGCTGGTGCGGGAGAGCGAGGGCTTTGAGGAGCACGTCCCGTCCGACAACTCCTGAGACGCCCCCTCTTTTCCGGCTGTTTTTGTAGTCCCTTTCGAGTTAAACCATGCGACCGATCTCTGCAGCGTATTTGCATACACCGTTACCGTCGCGTGATGAGACCGAGAGGAGCGACCATCGATCGGAGCACGGCCATTTCTCTCCGGGTTTTGGGTTATTTACCATTTCGAGCATAAATTCTACCAGTGCTGTCTTAAATGGTCCGAACGGAAGCGTCCGCCGACAGATGCGCCCATCCCCCGCCCTCAGTGTCGCTAATTCCATTATTTGCCGATCGTGACGCCACTTCCCGTAGGACGCGCCTGCTGTATGAGATCCAGTGTTTGCTGCCGCTTGCGCTGGTCACCGCATCATTAAACCACACGGGGTTAACTGGTGACttgattttatttatatttttattttagttagtttttttgggaggggggggggttggggtttCCATGATCAAACTCCAGCGTAAAACCCATGAGTCTGATGTGATGCCGGTGGTGTGGACATTGTAATAAAAAAGCTAATTGCATAGTGTAATAAACTGTCTCTTGTGGCTCAGAGGTGGTGTTTTTTATTCCTTCAGGTGGGTGGTTTGGttgggggggggggatatgtgtGGTGGGGAGGGGTTCTTTGGGGTATATGTGTGGTGGGGCGGGGTTCTTTGGGGTATATGTGTGGTGGGGCGGGGTTCTTTGGGGTATATGTGTGGTGGGGCGGGGTTCTTTGGGGTATATGTGTGGTGGGGAGGGGTTCTTTGGGGTATATGTGTGGTGGGGAGGGGTTCTTTGGGGTATATGTGTGGTGGGGCGGGGTTCTTTGGGGTATATGTGTGGTGGGGCGGGGTTCTTTGGGGTATATGTGTGGTGGGGAGGGGTTCTTTGGGGTATATGTGTGGTGGGGAGGGGTTCTTTGGGGTATATGTGTGGTGGGGAGGGGTTCTTTGGGGTATATGTGTGGTGGGGAGGGGTTCTTTGGGGTATATGTGTGGTGGGGAGCGGTTCTTTGGGGTATATGTGTGGTGGGGGGGggatttcttttgtttttttttgtctccacTAGTGATGAGTGGCCTCGCAGATAACCATGACCGGCGGGcccctgttgtgtttttttttgttttgttttttttttaatccatttttGGTCGGTTGCCGGTCCCCATGTGGGTCTATAGGAACCAGAATCTGGCGATTTAAAAATGTtattagaagggatagggggataggagcaggcgCGCTGTACTACCTGAGACTCCGTCGTGGCTGTACATTGTTTCCAGGCACCCATTCACTTAAGGGACTgtgcattaggctcatgcatatgcactgctttccccgcccaccagggtctgtgattggttgcagtcagacgcacccccatgcAGAGTGATG is drawn from Anomaloglossus baeobatrachus isolate aAnoBae1 chromosome 3, aAnoBae1.hap1, whole genome shotgun sequence and contains these coding sequences:
- the YPEL5 gene encoding protein yippee-like 5, which gives rise to MGRIFLDHIGGTRLFSCANCDTILTNRSELISTRFTGATGRAFLFNKVVNLQYSEVQDRVMLTGRHMVRDVSCKNCNSKLGWIYEFATEDSQRYKEGRVILERALVRESEGFEEHVPSDNS